A genomic window from Pecten maximus chromosome 4, xPecMax1.1, whole genome shotgun sequence includes:
- the LOC117325703 gene encoding serine-rich adhesin for platelets-like encodes MGPQEDYIETVFTCEGDINDPNLQSRLEDIRKGLRDLLSTDKRKLILKKVEPWNSVRVTFNIPREAAQRLKQLAQQGDSTLRQLGVLAVQIEGDQIISLTIAGRNNERTRLVFRTESDTVDAPSVSVLDSGGGRTNDFETPGPSNAESTTQKNIADYLRQGAPLFDTLFGQQSSAPDGFQSPGSRDAMPFASMGMPSSATGKSPQPQQSFGFPPGKNPTSVQPHQSGFFPFDQQAKGSLGQPGMKLPSPPGLSPHSIPQQQGHELSLPPPPPYPHGSALVNNFVKGGRYPTTSTGSPLLVNLLQTEPSLAGINNFMHSKMLPPPETGSPPKKKRRQRKPKEKPNATVSETQSQSPSTPTAVPSSEGEVSIQSVPNPALATCGLPLVTSGSSSNMPSIPMVTQALPASTQPAVTYSGRQPIHPPHSPSHQNTDTNLHMVNSTAASNLIPLSQEPIPRKSDSGDQSQFLPENTAGKIINPYTGLLEPMENSSDTSPIKSDGSLDGFSPHKNPIKRSPKDKKQPPSGISPNKHLPINNVMHQGRMPPSSDRISSVPSSSAGHSSVNYSRQQHQQNETLTVYSSSSSSSNNLMLPSSSSLSSVSSMSSSPQPLAYPASRGNSGYVHSSPTRKESVTSLHNSNLTQNRTVNRSPGGPELMPVSSATQGFVTQSPTSSSPRSLPGYVPGMSSAELQPLHQSVYKSLTSGFPEDNHLTTVCCGARTTTSASPIMSHRQQQHVATNAVAASTQQKTSLENTSPSNSEQLLNPHVMNHPAKHTGVVGTSTNCLIDSPGGDSENSSQSSLLHEHSTPNDIAASGCTLEQETKVYNHDSGIGSSSERSDGTPSEPGDDFKAAHANSEDCGASIKHFLDGISKTTCVPKSDAQVITVGYAMSNSHVNKNTLKHNSDISSILSMPMEKALNHQTFNHVNCRKDKTKVMNHVGPSQQNTVLHWSTRDKIFSNLVESNKRKSPKQFLREECVAQVMTNKQKLPPYTADHLKHMQKMDPLMPPHGNCNSTFGGTDVHTTMSSFSHGMSNMGKNDEPRRAPFSTQQEVARSTVPSLKVNSHPANRCTSPRSSIITSEDAYRMCNNDYNSVQPITNNIVSRSTTGPSAASVASFSSSDTSQPNVSHYYQQKSFPRNPQVDKRTKSPLANNPISVASSQSDNVVSSTGMVGFGKAPEGVHSVSYSSCMSDVMSNGPVTSKMDMSRCIASSSGSYDPQKYSTSAASSNKRRSPANSMINSLPQHFFDPALPLAKRLTESVQKLVKPLPSIDQSSLPHAQHKSPGNTPSTKSQASSSPPRLTRTAPDARLAVPDTAMAAKFVKSNSPVDPDSAAPPHLSAEISSLMACKSQEDELVNNQDCLPISSHPFVKTDFQSLPSQESSVSLTGSSTHHTFTNCDSNLPVHSDPSSESLCVNPIEGKVHNISDGTNGGTTVELNAITESWTATIETQPNFMVNSASGMLSTYPHTTINSASVGGSVLQISTPSLKQKGTSHIDVTRSDCVLNYTTGGGIPPHTVCSTNTDNNTSTVDIEPKHNFEHDEQTGHSPSKVILNCNGNECNTSSTENSKKSSPNLLLNCSANNNLCTNTSQCPEITSSRAECVNSVSVGGVKPTCATTDIICQQRSGDSTISNIITQQNCEDMYGKTPDSLSQVQYTANSGAQSINRNEEKEESNAKEKTNNVPQLLPAYSESNLVNSTGDITDSTSNAITSRPQRQTSVPDSSRPLTPEDFSTTTMALRRSRKSSESNENKPIENKTTENLTSAQHNLRLTRQRNNPTDPAEREVGTRQRSNTADSQDKNADSDSGKNLRTSSRRRKPTQNEEISAADPSKKTTNLDDSEVAKHTRSSDTKDNVNATLKNDNVKMSTNEATDCLTSTLDSVKTGLRNRTQNKAPSGDEKPKGINKDLKKKPLVSEDELAQNKKAQLSRRSRHSPTLAIQNQIRDRSPVRSRTRTLVSPNTDPQEDSKRSTRSSKPRDATETLPPPNKRRRSSRDHR; translated from the exons ATAAGAGGAAGCTTATCCTAAAGAAAGTTGAGCCATGGAACAGTGTACGTGTGACGTTTAACATCCCACGTGAAGCTGCTCAAAGACTTAAACAGTTGGCACAACAGGGAGACTCAACACTACGACAACTGGGAGTCTTAGCTGTACAAATTGAAGGCGATCAGATTATCTCACTAACAATAGCTGGTAGAAATAACGAAAGAACTCGATTGGTTTTCCGAACAGAAAGTGATACAGTAGATGCACCATCAGTGTCTGTGTTAGACTCTGGTGGAGGAAGAACAAATGATTTTGAAACTCCAGGGCCAAGTAATGCAGAAAGCACAACACAGAAAAATATTGCTGATTATCTTCGGCAAGGGGCACCCCTCTTTGACACGTTATTTGGGCAGCAGTCATCAGCACCAGATGGGTTTCAGTCACCTGGTTCAAGAGATGCCATGCCATTTGCCTCAATGGGAATGCCATCTTCAGCCACAGGCAAGAGTCCTCAACCCCAACAGTCTTTTGGATTTCCTCCAGGGAAAAACCCAACAAGTGTACAACCACATCAAAGTGGATTCTTCCCATTTGATCAGCAGGCCAAGGGCTCTCTGGGTCAACCAGGAATGAAACTGCCCTCACCACCAGGCCTGTCTCCTCACAGCATTCCACAACAGCAAGGGCATGAACTTTCACtacctcctcctcctccttaTCCTCATGGGAGTGCTCTGGTCAACAACTTTGTGAAGGGAGGCAGGTACCCCACAACGTCCACTGGAAGTCCATTGCTAGTCAATTTGCTTCAGACTGAACCGTCCTTAGCAGGCATCAATAACTTTATGCACAGTAAAATGTTACCACCTCCAGAAACGGGGTCTCCTCCTAAAAAGAAGAGACGACAACGGAAGCCCAAAGAAAAACCAAATGCAACTGTTAGTGAGACACAGTCCCAGTCTCCCAGCACTCCCACAGCAGTGCCATCATCAGAGGGAGAAGTCTCCATACAGAGTGTACCAAACCCTGCTCTGGCTACCTGTGGCCTGCCTCTGGTCACATCAGGCAGCAGCTCAAATATGCCAAGCATTCCAATGGTTACACAGGCCTTACCAGCTTCTACACAACCAGCTGTTACCTATTCTGGGAGACAACCAATCCATCCGCCTCACAGCCCTTCACACCAAAATACAGACACAAATCTTCACATGGTTAACTCAACTGCTGCTTCAAACTTAATTCCATTGTCTCAGGAACCCATACCTAGGAAATCAGATTCTGGAGATCAGAGTCAATTTTTACCTGAAAACACAGCTGGAAAAATCATAAACCCATATACTGGACTTTTAGAACCTATGGAAAATTCATCCGATACAAGTCCCATAAAAAGTGACGGTTCTTTAGATGGATTTTCCCCACATAAAAATCCTATAAAACGCTCCCCAAAGGACAAAAAGCAGCCACCAAGTGGTATTTCTCCaaataaacatttacctatTAACAATGTTATGCATCAAGGAAGGATGCCCCCATCAAGTGATAGGATATCTTCTGTGCCAAGTTCTTCTGCAGGACATTCAAGTGTTAATTACTCTAGGCAGCAACACCAGCAGAATGAGACATTAACAGTATACAGtagcagtagtagtagtagtaataACTTAATGTTGCCTTCATCATCGTCGCTGTCTTCAGTATCATCTATGTCATCATCTCCACAGCCACTTGCATACCCTGCAAGCAGGGGTAATAGTGGTTATGTTCATTCTAGTCCTACTAGGAAAGAGTCTGTGACCAGTTTACACAACAGCAACTTGACACAGAACAGGACTGTCAACAGGTCACCGGGAGGACCAGAGCTTATGCCAGTTTCTAGTGCAACTCAAGGATTTGTCACCCAGTCACCTACTTCATCTTCTCCCAGATCTTTACCTGGCTATGTGCCTGGTATGTCTTCAGCTGAACTGCAACCTTTACATCAAAGTGTGTACAAGAGTTTGACATCTGGTTTCCCTGAGGACAATCATCTGACGACTGTTTGTTGTGGGGCTCGCACAACAACTAGTGCTTCTCCTATCATGAGCCACAGACAACAACAGCATGTTGCAACAAATGCTGTTGCAGCCTCTACTCAGCAGAAAACATCATTGGAGAACACTAGTCCTTCGAATTCTGAACAATTGCTCAATCCTCATGTGATGAACCATCCAGCCAAACACACAGGTGTTGTGGGTACCAGCACGAACTGTTTGATAGACAGCCCTGGTGGAGACTCTGAAAATTCAAGTCAGAGCAGTCTTCTACATGAACATTCTACTCCGAATGACATAGCAGCCTCAGGCTGCACACTGGAACAGGAGACAAAGGTTTACAATCATGACTCAGGAATTGGCAGCTCATCAGAAAGGTCGGATGGCACTCCATCAGAACCTGGAGATGATTTTAAAGCAGCACATGCTAATAGTGAAGATTGTGGTGCATCCATCAAACATTTTTTAGATGGAATAAGTAAGACCACATGTGTACCTAAATCAGATGCTCAAGTGATAACAGTTGGATATGCAATGTCCAATAGTCATGTTAACAAAAACACGTTGAAGCATAATTCtgatatttcttcaattttatcAATGCCAATGGAAAAGGCTTTAAATCATCAAACATTTAATCATGTGAATTGCCGGAAAGACAAGACCAAGGTGATGAATCATGTTGGCCCCAGCCAGCAAAACACTGTGTTACATTGGTCTACTAGGGACAAAATATTCTCAAACCTGGTAGAGTCCAACAAACGCAAAAGTCCAAAGCAGTTTCTGAGAGAGGAATGTGTAGCCCAAGTGATGACGAACAAACAAAAGCTGCCTCCATATACTGCAGACCATTTAAAGCACATGCAGAAAATGGATCCCCTAATGCCACCACATGGCAATTGCAATTCTACATTTG GTGGCACTGATGTACACACAACAATGTCTTCATTCTCACACGGAATGAGCAACATGGGTAAAAATGATGAGCCACGGCGGGCACCATTCTCAACACAACAGGAAGTGGCTAGATCTACAGTTCCTTCTCTCAAGGTCAACAGTCACCCGGCCAATCGATGCACCAGTCCACGCTCATCTATAATAACATCGGAGGATGCTTACCGTATGTGCAATAATGACTACAATAGCGTACAGCCAATAACAAACAACATTGTGTCCCGGTCAACTACTGGACCATCAGCTGCCAGTGTAGCATCCTTTAGTTCCTCAGACACTTCTCAGCCAAATGTTTCACACTATTATCAACAGAAATCATTTCCAAGGAATCCTCAAGTAGACAAGAGGACAAAATCTCCCCTCGCAAACAACCCTATTTCTGTGGCGTCAAGCCAATCTGACAATGTGGTTTCTAGTACAGGAATGGTAGGGTTTGGTAAAGCTCCTGAAGGAGTGCATTCTGTAAGTTATAGTTCATGTATGTCAGATGTGATGAGTAACGGGCCAGTAACATCAAAGATGGATATGAGTAGGTGCATTGCTAGCAGTAGTGGGAGCTATGATCCACAGAAGTATTCTACAAGTGCAGCTTCTTCTAACAAGCGACGATCACCAGCAAACTCCATGATCAACTCTCTCCCCCAGCATTTCTTTGACCCTGCCCTACCTCTTGCAAAACGCTTGACAGAATCTGTACAGAAGCTGGTGAAGCCTCTGCCCTCAATAGATCAGTCCTCGCTACCTCATGCACAACACAAATCTCCTGGTAATACACCATCTACAAAATCTCAAGCCTCCAGCTCTCCTCCTCGGCTAACTCGTACTGCACCAGATGCCAGACTGGCTGTGCCTGATACAGCCATGGCGGCCAAGTTTGTCAAATCCAATTCACCTGTAGATCCTGACTCAGCAGCTCCCCCACACCTGTCTGCTGAAATCTCCAGTTTAATGGCCTGCAAATCACAGGAAGATGAATTAGTAAATAATCAAGATTGTTTACCAATCTCTAGTCATCCTTTTGTTAAAACTGACTTTCAATCTCTGCCCTCACAGGAATCTAGTGTTTCTCTAACAGGCAGCTCAACTCACCATACTTTCACCAACTGTGATTCAAACTTACCAGTGCATTCTGACCCTAGCTCAGAGTCTTTGTGTGTGAATCCAATCGAAGGGAAAGTGCATAATATCAGTGATGGTACAAATGGTGGGACCACGGTGGAGTTGAATGCCATTACAGAAAGTTGGACTGCTACTATAGAAACACAACCAAACTTTATGGTAAACAGTGCTAGTGGTATGTTGTCTACTTATCCACATACAACTATAAATAGTGCTAGTGTAGGAGGATCTGTTTTACAAATTTCTACTCCATCTTTGAAACAAAAAGGGACATCTCATATTGATGTGACTAGATCTGATTGTGTATTAAACTATACAACTGGAGGAGGAATTCCGCCTCATACAGTTTGTTCTACAAACACTGACAATAATACTTCTACAGTTGACATAGAACCCAAGCACAACTTTGAACATGATGAGCAGACAGGCCATTCACCATCAAAAGTTATTCTAAATTGTAATGGGAATGAGTGCAATACTTCTAGTACTGAGAATTCCAAAAAATCTTCTCCAAATTTACTCCTAAACTGTAGTGCCAACAACAATTTGTGTACAAATACTTCTCAATGTCCTGAGATTACTTCTAGTCGTGCTGAATGTGTAAATAGTGTGTCAGTTGGTGGAGTTAAACCAACTTGTGCAACAACAGACATCATTTGCCAACAGCGTTCTGGGGACagtacaatttcaaatattatcACACAACAGAATTGTGAAGACATGTATGGTAAAACACCTGATTCCTTGTCACAAGTTCAATATACAGCAAATTCTGGTGCACAAAGCATAAATCGAAATGAAGAAAAGGAGGAATCCAATGCAAAGGAAAAAACCAACAATGTTCCACAGCTGCTACCTGCTTACAGTGAATCAAATCTGGTCAACTCCACTGGTGATATCACAGACTCTACATCAAATGCTATCACCTCCCGACCACAGAGACAAACCAGTGTGCCTGATAGTTCTAGGCCTCTAACCCCAGAAGATTTTTCAACAACTACAATGGCACTGAGACGAAGCAGAAAGTCCTCAgaatcaaatgaaaataaacctattgaaaacaaaacaactgaaAATTTGACGTCAGCCCAACACAATCTTCGTCTGACAAGGCAGCGCAACAATCCGACTGACCCTGCTGAAAGGGAAGTAGGAACAAGACAGCGCTCAAACACTGCCGATTCACAGGACAAGAATGCTGATAGTGACTCCGGTAAGAATCTACGAACATCCTCACGTAGAAGGAAACCAACTCAGAATGAGGAGATAAGTGCTGCAGATCCCAGCAAGAAAACCACAAATTTAGATGATTCTGAGGTTGCCAAACACACACGTTCATCAGATACTAAAGATAATGTCAATGCCACATTGAAGAATGATAATGTGAAGATGTCAACAAATGAAGCAACTGATTGTTTAACTTCAACACTGGATTCTGTCAAAACTGGGCTCAGGAACAGAACTCAGAATAAGGCACCATCAGGGGATGAAAAACCAAAAGGAATTAACAAGGACCTTAAGAAAAAGCCATTAGTTTCAGAAGATGAATTGGCACAGAATAAGAAAGCTCAGCTGAGCCGGCGAAGTAGACACTCCCCAACACTTGCTATTCAAAACC AAATACGTGACAGATCTCCAGTGCGCAGTCGAACACGAACCTTGGTATCTCCCAACACCGACCCTCAGGAGGACTCTAAACGCTCCACTCGGTCCTCCAAACCCAGAG ATGCAACCGAAACTCTACCTCCTCCCAACAAACGGCGACGTTCCTCCCGAGACCACAGATAA